A genome region from Lutra lutra chromosome 11, mLutLut1.2, whole genome shotgun sequence includes the following:
- the LOC125081416 gene encoding ADP-ribosylation factor-like protein 2-binding protein produces the protein MDALEEESFALSFSSASDAEFDAVVGYLEDINMDDEFQLLQRNFMDKYYQEFEDTEENKLTYTPIFNEYISLVEKYIEEQLLERIPGFNMAAFTTTLQHHKDEVAGDIFDRLLTFTDFLAFKEMFLDYRAEKEGRGLDLSSGLVVTSLCKSSSVPASQNDLRP, from the coding sequence ATGGACGCCCTAGAGGAAGAGAGCTTCGCGCTGTCCTTCTCTTCCGCCTCTGATGCAGAATTTGATGCTGTAGTTGGATATTTAGAGGACATTAACATGGATGATGAGTTCCAGCTATTACAGAGAAATTTCATGGACAAGTACTATCAGGAGTttgaagacacagaagagaatAAACTCACCTACACACctatttttaatgaatacattTCTCTGGTAGAAAAGTATATTGAAGAACAGCTGCTGGAGCGGATTCCTGGATTTAACATGGCGGCTTTCACCACGACTTTACAGCACCATAAAGATGAAGTGGCTGGTGACATATTTGACAGGCTGCTCACGTTTACAgattttttggcttttaaagaaatgtttctggACTACAGAGCAGAAAAAGAAGGCCGGGGACTGGATTTAAGCAGTGGTTTAGTGGTGACTTCATTGTGCAAATCCTCTTCTGTGCCAGCTTCCCAGAATGACCTGCGACCCTAG